A region from the Streptosporangium sp. NBC_01756 genome encodes:
- a CDS encoding glycosyl hydrolase family 18 protein: MRRTAAVLLVLVLATALAAISAPANAAARLTAAFTLTGNQGTFVVSNPGTAPVTGWSITFDLPPGITVSGAQNATTSQSGTRVKLTPAFYINTVRANGTTEPYSPRFTLSAAAQPTNCTINGANCDGSGDPPPPDAPVTATYSGSGTQGTFVVANNTDTALNGWSITFDLPTGVTASGAQNASLSQSGRQVTLSPAHYNTTVAAHGSTEPYSPSFTLSSASAEPANCRINDVRCDGSADTPPAAPGNLRSPVKTTGTVSLAWDAATPGSLPITGYQVYNGATLAATVTGTAATLTGLTSNTEYTFTVRARDRKGTLSPVSAALKVTTNNAGDDTQPPTAPTGLRSTGKSSSSVSLAWGTSTDNKGIAGYEVYAGTTLAATVTDTSATVNGLSPSTEYTFTVKARDLYDNLSAASGALKVSTDDIVGSGYARVGYFVQWGIYGRQYFVRNLDTTGVAAKLTHLNYAFGNIDPVNLTCLHGVTKGTTANPQDPNQGDGAGDADADYGRPMSAGQSVDGVADTGWEKLRGNYNQLRKLKAKYPNLKVLISLGGWTYSKYFSDVAATDAARKKFVSSCIDTYIKGNLPVYNAAGGPGSAAGIFDGIDLDWEWPGSEGHPGNHIGAGDKANNTLLIAEFRRQLDALTQETGKRYQLTAFTPADPAKIAAGWDLPEVAKSLDIFNVQGYDFHGAGSDNSWEPNRAGHQGNLYTDTDDPYSFHFSVENAVDVYLQAGVNPRKITVGLAYYGRGWQGVADGGKSGEWQPATGAAPGQFPDEAGTRGYANLVAGVPGCTVKHDEQSVATFCFTGNGGQWWTFDDTWSIGKKTAWLRSKGLLGVMIWEMSGDPGTLTGAVDAGLR, translated from the coding sequence ATGCGCCGAACCGCCGCTGTGCTGTTGGTTCTCGTCCTGGCGACCGCCCTCGCCGCCATCAGCGCTCCCGCCAACGCCGCCGCCCGCCTGACGGCCGCCTTCACCCTGACCGGCAACCAGGGCACGTTCGTGGTGAGCAATCCCGGCACCGCTCCGGTCACCGGGTGGTCGATCACCTTCGATCTGCCCCCCGGGATCACTGTCAGCGGGGCCCAGAACGCCACCACCTCGCAGAGCGGAACCCGGGTCAAGCTGACTCCCGCCTTCTACATCAACACCGTGCGGGCGAACGGCACCACCGAGCCGTACAGTCCCAGGTTCACCCTCAGTGCGGCGGCCCAGCCGACGAACTGCACGATCAACGGCGCCAACTGCGACGGCAGCGGCGATCCGCCGCCGCCGGACGCGCCCGTCACCGCCACCTACTCGGGCAGCGGGACGCAGGGAACGTTCGTCGTCGCCAACAACACCGACACGGCCCTCAACGGCTGGTCGATCACCTTCGACCTGCCCACCGGGGTCACCGCGAGCGGAGCCCAGAACGCCTCACTCAGCCAGAGCGGGCGCCAGGTCACGCTGAGCCCGGCCCACTACAACACGACGGTGGCGGCACACGGGTCCACCGAGCCGTACAGCCCCTCGTTCACGCTCAGCAGCGCGTCCGCCGAACCGGCGAACTGCCGGATCAACGACGTACGGTGCGACGGTTCGGCCGACACGCCACCCGCCGCGCCGGGGAACCTGCGCTCACCGGTCAAGACCACCGGGACCGTCTCGCTGGCATGGGACGCCGCGACCCCGGGAAGCCTCCCGATCACCGGCTACCAGGTCTACAACGGCGCCACCCTCGCCGCGACGGTCACCGGGACGGCCGCGACCCTCACCGGCCTGACCTCGAACACCGAATACACCTTCACCGTCAGGGCCAGGGACCGGAAGGGGACCCTCTCCCCGGTCAGTGCGGCGTTGAAGGTGACGACCAACAACGCCGGTGACGACACCCAGCCGCCCACCGCCCCCACCGGCCTGCGCAGCACCGGCAAGAGCTCGTCGAGCGTCTCCCTCGCGTGGGGTACCTCGACCGACAACAAGGGCATCGCCGGATACGAGGTCTACGCCGGCACGACCCTGGCGGCGACGGTCACCGACACCTCGGCTACGGTGAACGGGCTGTCACCGTCCACCGAGTACACCTTCACCGTCAAGGCCCGCGACCTGTACGACAACCTCTCGGCCGCGAGCGGCGCGCTGAAGGTGAGCACCGACGACATCGTCGGCAGCGGCTACGCCAGGGTCGGCTACTTCGTGCAGTGGGGCATCTACGGCAGGCAGTACTTCGTGCGCAACCTCGACACGACCGGCGTCGCGGCGAAGCTGACCCACCTCAACTACGCCTTCGGCAACATCGACCCGGTGAATCTGACCTGCCTGCACGGCGTCACCAAGGGAACCACGGCCAACCCCCAGGATCCGAACCAGGGCGACGGCGCGGGCGACGCGGACGCCGACTACGGCAGGCCGATGAGCGCGGGACAGTCGGTGGACGGCGTCGCCGACACCGGCTGGGAGAAGCTGCGCGGCAACTACAACCAGCTCCGCAAGCTCAAGGCGAAGTATCCGAACCTGAAGGTGCTGATCTCGCTCGGCGGCTGGACCTACTCGAAGTACTTCTCCGACGTGGCGGCCACCGACGCCGCCCGGAAGAAGTTCGTGAGCTCCTGCATCGACACCTACATCAAGGGAAACCTGCCGGTCTACAACGCCGCAGGCGGTCCGGGCAGCGCGGCCGGGATCTTCGACGGCATCGACCTGGACTGGGAGTGGCCGGGTTCCGAAGGCCACCCGGGCAACCACATCGGCGCAGGCGACAAGGCGAACAACACGCTGCTGATCGCCGAGTTCCGCAGGCAGCTCGACGCCCTGACCCAGGAGACCGGTAAGCGCTACCAGCTCACCGCGTTCACCCCGGCCGACCCGGCGAAGATCGCCGCCGGCTGGGACCTGCCGGAGGTCGCCAAGTCCCTGGACATCTTCAACGTCCAGGGCTACGACTTCCACGGCGCCGGCAGCGACAACTCGTGGGAGCCGAACCGGGCCGGTCACCAGGGCAACCTGTACACCGACACCGACGACCCCTACTCCTTCCACTTCAGCGTCGAGAACGCGGTCGACGTCTACCTGCAGGCCGGCGTGAACCCGCGCAAGATCACCGTCGGCCTCGCCTACTACGGGCGGGGATGGCAGGGTGTCGCCGACGGCGGCAAGTCCGGCGAGTGGCAGCCGGCCACCGGCGCGGCGCCGGGGCAGTTCCCGGACGAGGCGGGCACCCGCGGCTACGCCAACCTGGTGGCCGGGGTTCCGGGATGCACCGTCAAGCACGACGAGCAGTCGGTGGCGACCTTCTGCTTCACCGGCAACGGCGGCCAGTGGTGGACCTTCGAC
- a CDS encoding histidine kinase, producing the protein MDVTPFVENLRRALAASAAVADPETRAAVENLTTALDSAVRLTLIDALSAAADEVTRELAPGSVEVRIRSRELEFVVTPPPAADVFTSPVPPLPPGPPPLPEPPSPPGDAGTARVTLRLPEPLKGRIEEAAGMEGVSVNAWLVRAVSTALTAPQREPRTPVAGKRISGWVR; encoded by the coding sequence ATGGACGTCACGCCCTTCGTCGAGAACCTCCGCCGCGCACTGGCCGCATCGGCGGCGGTCGCCGACCCGGAGACCCGAGCCGCCGTGGAGAACCTCACGACGGCACTGGACTCCGCTGTCAGACTCACCCTCATCGACGCGCTCTCCGCAGCCGCCGACGAGGTCACCCGCGAGCTCGCCCCGGGCTCCGTCGAGGTACGGATCCGCAGCCGCGAACTCGAGTTCGTGGTGACGCCGCCCCCGGCGGCGGACGTCTTCACCTCACCCGTACCGCCCCTGCCCCCCGGCCCGCCGCCGCTTCCCGAACCGCCCTCACCACCCGGCGACGCGGGCACCGCACGCGTCACGCTGCGACTGCCCGAACCGCTCAAGGGCCGGATCGAGGAGGCCGCGGGCATGGAGGGCGTCTCCGTCAACGCCTGGCTGGTCAGAGCGGTCTCGACGGCCCTGACCGCACCACAGCGCGAGCCCCGCACGCCCGTCGCGGGAAAGCGCATCAGCGGCTGGGTCCGCTGA
- a CDS encoding DUF4097 family beta strand repeat-containing protein produces MPVFPAEGPVTLHVQFPAGDLDIAATRREDAVVEVRPANPSRSADVRFAEKTHVEYVNGTIHIEAPERPLSLGRDPRLKILIGLPERSRVEFATSSANARMTGPLGDVSVRTSSGDTRVSHCAAFDVNTSSGDVTCDVIEGDARLKSSSGDIELGEVYGTATVGLASGTLDLGMVGGAAGVKTSSGNVRIGQADGSVEVKSTSARVTIETISAGDVSVTSSSGNVRIGRASGSVQVTSTSAGVTIETMTAGDVSVTSSSGNVRIGRASGSVQVKSTSAGVTIDSITAGVASVTSDSGNVRVGVAEGTSAWLDVSSTSGKVASSLEQADKPDDGERAEIHVQTGSGSVAITRAHA; encoded by the coding sequence ATGCCCGTATTCCCGGCCGAAGGTCCCGTCACCCTCCACGTGCAGTTCCCCGCAGGCGACCTCGACATCGCGGCCACCCGGCGCGAGGACGCCGTGGTCGAGGTACGGCCCGCCAACCCCTCCCGGTCCGCCGACGTCCGGTTCGCCGAGAAGACCCACGTCGAATACGTCAACGGCACCATCCACATCGAGGCCCCCGAGCGCCCCCTGTCGCTGGGCCGCGACCCCAGGCTGAAGATCCTCATCGGCCTGCCGGAGAGGTCGCGGGTCGAGTTCGCCACCTCCTCGGCCAACGCCCGGATGACCGGCCCCCTGGGCGATGTCTCCGTCAGAACGTCCTCCGGCGACACGCGGGTCAGTCACTGCGCCGCATTCGACGTCAATACCTCCAGTGGTGACGTCACCTGTGACGTCATCGAGGGCGACGCCCGGCTGAAGTCCTCGTCCGGAGACATCGAACTGGGCGAGGTGTACGGCACGGCGACGGTCGGCCTCGCCTCGGGCACCCTTGATCTCGGCATGGTCGGTGGCGCCGCCGGCGTCAAGACGTCCTCGGGGAACGTCCGGATCGGCCAGGCCGACGGATCGGTTGAGGTCAAGTCCACATCGGCTCGGGTCACCATCGAGACGATCTCCGCTGGGGACGTCTCGGTGACCAGTTCCTCGGGGAACGTCCGCATCGGCCGGGCCAGTGGGTCCGTCCAGGTCACGTCCACCTCGGCCGGGGTCACCATCGAGACGATGACCGCCGGGGACGTCTCGGTGACCAGTTCCTCGGGGAACGTCCGCATCGGCCGGGCCAGTGGGTCCGTCCAGGTCAAGTCCACCTCGGCCGGGGTCACCATCGACTCGATCACCGCCGGGGTCGCCTCGGTGACCAGCGACTCGGGGAATGTCAGAGTCGGCGTGGCCGAGGGCACCAGCGCCTGGCTGGACGTCTCCTCGACCTCCGGCAAGGTCGCCTCCTCCCTCGAACAGGCCGACAAGCCCGACGACGGTGAGCGGGCGGAGATCCACGTCCAGACCGGCTCCGGCTCCGTCGCCATCACCCGCGCCCACGCATAG
- a CDS encoding Tex family protein, translating into MGRETVTTSIHQRIAEELGVRERQVQAAVDLLDGGATVPFIARYRKEATEMLDDAQLRTLEERLRYLRELEERRAAILESIRGQGKLDDALQAQIAAADSKARLEDIYLPYKPKRRTKAQIAREAGLEPLADGLLGDPSVDPQAAAAAFVGEGVADTAAALDGARAILVERFGEDADLVGELRERMWGKGRLVAAVREGKEEEGAKFSDYFDFAEPFTKLPSHRILAMFRGEKEEILTLTLEPEAEPTGTYEGRIAHRFGISDQGRPADRWLADTVRWAWRTRILVHLGIDLRMRMWQAAEDEAVRVFAANLRDLLLAAPAGSRATMGLDPGLRTGVKVAVVDATGKVLATDTIYPHEPRRQWDQSLATLAALAKKHDVELVSIGNGTASRETDKLAGELVKLVPGLTKIVVSEAGASVYSASAFASQELPGMDVSLRGAVSIARRLQDPLAELVKIDPKSIGVGQYQHDLAETKLSRSLDAVVEDCVNAVGVDVNTASAPLLTRVSGIGSGLAENIVLHRDTNGPFRSRKALKDVARLGPKAFEQCAGFLRIPGGDDPLDASSVHPEAYPVVRRILSAAGGDIRKVIGNGTVLRTLRPQDFVDDTFGLPTVTDILSELEKPGRDPRPAFKTATFKEGVEKLSDLQPGMLLEGVVTNVAAFGAFVDVGVHQDGLVHVSALSHTFVKDPREVVKPGDIVRVKVLDVDIPRKRISLTLRLEDEPAKGSGRRDQPDGGRRDGGDGRRGGRQDGGGQQGRGGQQRQNRGGQQQGRGNSPSGAMADALRRAGLDGSGGNR; encoded by the coding sequence ATGGGAAGAGAGACAGTGACGACGTCTATTCATCAGCGGATCGCCGAAGAGCTGGGCGTGCGCGAGCGGCAGGTGCAGGCGGCCGTGGATCTGCTCGACGGTGGGGCCACCGTGCCGTTCATCGCCCGCTACCGCAAGGAAGCCACCGAGATGCTCGACGACGCGCAGCTGCGCACGCTCGAGGAGCGGCTGCGCTACCTGCGGGAGCTGGAGGAGCGGCGGGCCGCGATCCTGGAGTCGATCCGCGGTCAGGGCAAGCTCGACGACGCCCTCCAGGCGCAGATCGCCGCTGCCGACTCCAAGGCCCGGCTGGAGGACATCTACCTTCCCTACAAGCCCAAGCGGCGGACCAAGGCGCAGATCGCCAGGGAGGCGGGGCTCGAACCCCTCGCCGACGGCCTGCTCGGCGACCCGTCGGTCGACCCGCAGGCCGCCGCGGCCGCCTTCGTCGGTGAGGGGGTGGCCGACACCGCCGCCGCGCTGGACGGGGCCCGGGCGATCCTGGTCGAGCGGTTCGGCGAGGACGCCGACCTGGTCGGGGAGCTGCGCGAGCGGATGTGGGGCAAGGGCCGTCTGGTGGCGGCGGTCCGCGAGGGCAAGGAGGAGGAGGGCGCCAAGTTCTCCGACTACTTCGACTTCGCCGAGCCGTTCACCAAGCTGCCCTCCCACCGGATCCTGGCGATGTTCCGAGGGGAGAAGGAGGAGATCCTCACCCTCACTCTGGAGCCGGAGGCCGAGCCCACCGGCACCTACGAGGGGCGCATCGCACACCGGTTCGGCATCTCCGACCAGGGGCGTCCCGCCGACAGATGGCTGGCCGACACCGTCCGGTGGGCCTGGCGCACCCGCATCCTCGTCCACCTCGGCATCGACCTGCGGATGCGCATGTGGCAGGCCGCGGAGGACGAGGCGGTGCGGGTGTTCGCCGCCAACCTGCGCGACCTGCTGCTCGCCGCCCCCGCGGGCAGCCGCGCGACCATGGGGCTCGACCCCGGCCTGCGCACCGGGGTGAAGGTCGCCGTGGTCGACGCCACCGGCAAGGTGCTGGCCACCGACACGATCTACCCTCACGAGCCGCGCCGCCAGTGGGACCAGTCGCTGGCCACCCTGGCCGCGCTGGCCAAGAAGCACGACGTGGAGCTGGTCTCGATCGGCAACGGCACCGCGTCGCGGGAGACCGACAAGCTCGCCGGCGAGCTGGTGAAACTGGTCCCCGGACTGACCAAGATCGTGGTTTCGGAGGCGGGGGCGTCGGTCTACTCCGCCTCCGCGTTCGCCTCCCAGGAACTGCCCGGCATGGACGTGTCGCTACGCGGCGCCGTGTCGATCGCGCGCCGGCTCCAGGACCCGCTGGCCGAGCTCGTCAAGATCGATCCCAAGTCGATCGGCGTCGGCCAGTACCAGCACGACCTCGCCGAGACCAAGCTGTCGCGCTCACTCGACGCGGTGGTCGAGGACTGCGTGAACGCGGTGGGCGTGGACGTCAACACCGCCTCGGCGCCGCTGCTGACCCGCGTCTCGGGCATCGGCTCCGGCCTGGCCGAGAACATCGTCCTGCACCGCGACACCAACGGCCCGTTCCGCTCCCGGAAGGCGCTCAAGGACGTGGCCAGGCTCGGCCCCAAGGCCTTCGAGCAGTGCGCGGGCTTCCTGCGCATCCCCGGCGGCGACGACCCGCTCGACGCCTCCAGCGTGCACCCGGAGGCCTACCCCGTGGTGCGCCGCATCCTGTCGGCCGCCGGCGGCGACATCAGGAAGGTGATCGGCAACGGCACGGTCCTGCGGACCCTGCGCCCGCAGGACTTCGTGGACGACACCTTCGGCCTGCCGACCGTCACCGACATCCTGTCCGAGCTGGAGAAACCCGGCCGCGACCCGCGCCCGGCCTTCAAGACCGCGACCTTCAAGGAGGGCGTGGAGAAGCTCTCCGACCTCCAGCCGGGCATGCTGCTGGAGGGCGTGGTCACCAACGTCGCCGCCTTCGGCGCGTTCGTCGACGTCGGCGTGCACCAGGACGGTCTCGTCCATGTCTCGGCCCTGTCCCACACCTTCGTCAAGGACCCGCGCGAGGTGGTCAAGCCCGGTGACATCGTCCGGGTGAAGGTGCTCGACGTCGACATCCCCCGCAAGCGCATCTCGCTCACCCTCCGGCTGGAGGACGAGCCGGCCAAGGGCTCCGGCCGGCGCGACCAGCCGGACGGCGGGCGGCGTGACGGCGGCGACGGCAGGCGGGGCGGCCGGCAGGACGGCGGCGGTCAGCAGGGACGCGGCGGCCAGCAACGGCAGAACCGCGGCGGCCAGCAGCAGGGACGCGGCAACTCGCCGAGCGGCGCGATGGCCGACGCGCTGCGCCGCGCCGGCCTCGACGGTTCCGGCGGCAACCGCTAG
- a CDS encoding AI-2E family transporter — MGERIGPAAEDDGRLWRAGSAAWLMLGVIALAAVVLWVLYLVQTVAIPIILGVAITTLLMPPYQWLRRRGLSRMLATVVVCLSGFLFLVAFGALLVPPTIAGVAELGRSFGKATADLQSVATSFGLSQEKAAELFEQAKQYLSKQGGQIASGALAGARTVGELLVGLILAMILSIYFVHGGDRLVWWITDLAPARIRRPLRESARVIFDVVSRYIRGVAVVGLVDGFFIGIALWILGVPIALPLAVLTFAGAFLPVVGAFAAGLLAAVVAFVAKGWGVALIVVAVTVLVQQLEGHVLAPQIYGRALELPSAVILIIIALGSVLGGIVGAFLAAPVASVAVALIRHHREEAGTAPAGP, encoded by the coding sequence ATGGGGGAGCGGATCGGCCCAGCCGCCGAGGACGACGGCAGGCTGTGGAGAGCGGGTAGCGCGGCCTGGCTGATGCTCGGGGTCATCGCCCTGGCCGCGGTGGTTCTGTGGGTTCTCTACCTGGTTCAGACGGTGGCCATCCCCATCATCCTCGGGGTGGCCATCACCACACTCTTGATGCCGCCCTACCAATGGCTCAGAAGACGCGGGCTGAGCCGGATGCTCGCCACCGTCGTCGTGTGCCTCAGCGGCTTCCTCTTCCTGGTGGCGTTCGGCGCGCTGCTCGTGCCGCCCACGATCGCCGGCGTCGCCGAACTGGGGCGGAGTTTCGGCAAGGCGACCGCCGATCTGCAGTCGGTGGCGACGTCCTTCGGCCTGAGCCAAGAGAAGGCCGCGGAGCTGTTCGAGCAGGCGAAGCAGTACCTGAGCAAACAAGGCGGGCAGATCGCCAGCGGTGCGCTGGCGGGCGCGCGCACGGTGGGGGAGCTGCTGGTCGGCCTGATACTGGCCATGATCCTGTCCATCTACTTCGTGCACGGCGGTGACCGTCTCGTCTGGTGGATCACCGACCTTGCGCCCGCCCGGATCAGGCGTCCCCTGCGGGAGAGCGCCCGAGTGATCTTCGACGTCGTCAGCCGCTACATCCGCGGAGTGGCGGTCGTCGGCCTGGTCGACGGCTTCTTCATCGGTATCGCGCTGTGGATCCTGGGTGTGCCGATCGCGCTGCCGCTGGCGGTGCTGACGTTCGCCGGAGCGTTCCTGCCGGTTGTGGGCGCGTTCGCGGCGGGTCTGCTGGCGGCGGTCGTGGCTTTCGTCGCCAAGGGCTGGGGGGTGGCGTTGATCGTGGTCGCGGTCACCGTCCTGGTCCAGCAGCTCGAAGGGCATGTGCTCGCACCACAGATCTATGGCAGGGCGCTGGAACTGCCCAGTGCGGTCATTCTGATCATCATCGCGCTGGGCAGCGTCCTCGGCGGGATCGTCGGAGCCTTCCTGGCAGCCCCGGTGGCGTCGGTCGCCGTAGCGCTGATCCGTCACCACAGGGAGGAGGCGGGTACGGCGCCCGCCGGGCCGTGA
- a CDS encoding DUF998 domain-containing protein, producing the protein MESRVSSGTKVIMGGYAAIGAGAVAMLGLHLAAGLDPVHTVISEYAFEPDGWLLPVSLTFFAVGATVFGTALARRGEDRKAALLVVVWGLCMLLIGAFPTDEPGVPLSMSGGIHRYAAFIAFLTMPVAGLMLARRYATSPYARTVRLLSMASLGVLVLVVLPYVMRMAGLDLTNDDIPAGVTQRLVVVFEVAVLVVLGLVLATGCAPTRRQGRIRPAQSGC; encoded by the coding sequence ATGGAGAGTCGGGTTTCTTCAGGAACCAAGGTGATCATGGGCGGCTACGCGGCGATCGGCGCGGGGGCCGTCGCGATGCTCGGGCTGCACCTGGCCGCGGGCCTCGATCCGGTGCACACCGTGATCAGTGAGTACGCGTTCGAGCCGGACGGGTGGCTGCTGCCCGTCTCGCTCACGTTCTTCGCGGTGGGCGCGACGGTCTTCGGGACCGCGCTGGCCCGGCGCGGCGAGGACCGCAAGGCCGCGCTGCTGGTCGTGGTCTGGGGGCTGTGCATGCTGCTGATCGGCGCCTTTCCCACCGACGAACCCGGGGTGCCGCTGTCGATGTCCGGTGGCATCCACCGATACGCGGCATTCATCGCTTTCCTGACGATGCCGGTGGCGGGCCTGATGCTGGCCCGGCGCTACGCCACCAGCCCCTACGCCCGGACGGTGCGGCTGCTGAGCATGGCCTCCCTGGGGGTGCTGGTCCTGGTGGTCCTGCCGTACGTCATGCGGATGGCGGGCCTCGACCTGACCAACGACGACATTCCCGCCGGGGTCACCCAGCGGCTGGTGGTGGTCTTCGAGGTGGCGGTGCTGGTCGTGCTCGGCCTGGTGCTGGCCACCGGCTGCGCTCCTACCCGCCGTCAGGGCCGTATCCGCCCAGCTCAAAGCGGTTGCTGA
- a CDS encoding MerR family transcriptional regulator — MGITIQEASRKSGLSAHTLRYYERIGLIHEVDRRPNGHRSYAAPDLNWLDFLTKLRTTGMPIAAMCRYAELRRQGSESFAERRRLLQAHRERVKAQIAQLTGDLAVLDHKIDFYTAQENE; from the coding sequence ATGGGGATCACCATCCAGGAGGCCTCGCGCAAGTCGGGGCTGAGCGCGCACACGTTGCGCTACTACGAACGCATCGGACTCATCCACGAGGTGGACCGGCGCCCGAACGGGCACCGCAGCTACGCGGCACCCGACCTGAACTGGCTCGACTTCCTCACCAAACTACGCACGACCGGCATGCCGATCGCGGCCATGTGCCGCTACGCCGAGCTGCGCAGGCAGGGCTCGGAGAGCTTCGCCGAGCGGCGGCGGCTGCTGCAGGCCCATCGTGAGCGGGTCAAGGCGCAGATCGCACAGCTCACCGGGGATCTCGCGGTCCTCGACCACAAGATCGACTTCTACACCGCACAGGAGAATGAATGA
- a CDS encoding aldo/keto reductase, with protein sequence MNRRHLGQGGPEVSAVGLGCMGMSEFYGAADETESIAVIHRALDLGVNFLDTADAYGRGHNEELVGRAIAGRRDEVVLATKFGIIRSDDPAFRGVDGSPAYVKQAAEASLKRLGLDHIDLYYLHRRDPKVAIEETVGAMAELVAEGKVGRIGLSEVNAETLRKAHATHPISALQSEYSLFTRGLEEEILPTARELGIALVAYSPISRGLLGGTMASAEELPDGDFRKHLPRFTGESGARNETLVGEVRRIAGEVGCTPAQLSLAWLLSRGEDVIPIPGTKRLRYLEENTAAADITLTPGQLAALEAAVPAGAVMGQRYPDMSTIER encoded by the coding sequence ATGAACAGGCGTCATCTCGGTCAGGGCGGCCCGGAGGTCTCCGCCGTCGGACTCGGCTGCATGGGGATGTCGGAGTTCTACGGCGCGGCCGACGAGACCGAGTCGATCGCGGTCATCCACCGGGCACTCGACCTGGGAGTGAACTTCCTCGACACCGCCGACGCGTACGGCCGGGGCCACAACGAGGAGCTGGTCGGCCGGGCGATCGCCGGCCGCAGGGACGAGGTCGTGCTGGCCACCAAGTTCGGCATCATCAGGAGTGACGACCCGGCCTTCCGCGGCGTCGACGGCAGCCCCGCCTATGTGAAGCAGGCGGCCGAGGCCTCGCTCAAGCGGCTGGGACTGGACCACATCGACCTCTACTACCTGCACCGCCGCGACCCGAAGGTGGCCATCGAGGAGACCGTCGGAGCGATGGCGGAACTGGTCGCCGAGGGCAAGGTCGGCCGGATCGGCCTGTCGGAGGTGAACGCCGAGACGTTGCGGAAGGCGCACGCCACACACCCGATCTCCGCGCTGCAGAGCGAGTACTCGCTGTTCACCCGGGGGCTGGAGGAGGAGATCCTGCCGACCGCCCGCGAGCTGGGGATCGCCCTGGTGGCCTACTCACCGATCAGCCGGGGACTGCTCGGCGGCACCATGGCCTCCGCCGAGGAGCTGCCCGACGGCGACTTCCGCAAGCACCTGCCCCGGTTCACCGGGGAGAGCGGGGCCCGCAACGAGACACTCGTCGGCGAGGTCCGCAGGATCGCCGGGGAGGTGGGCTGCACCCCGGCCCAGCTCTCCCTGGCCTGGCTGCTGTCCCGGGGAGAGGACGTCATCCCGATCCCGGGCACCAAGCGGCTGCGCTATCTGGAGGAGAACACGGCGGCGGCCGACATCACGCTGACCCCCGGCCAGCTCGCCGCGCTCGAAGCCGCCGTACCGGCCGGAGCGGTCATGGGGCAGCGCTACCCGGACATGTCCACCATCGAGCGCTGA